The genomic region CCTCCGGTTTTTTTATGCGTACTACCCGGCCTCTAATTGGTTGCCGGGTACTCCTGAATGGTCACCTGAAGCGTCAACTGTTTATCATCCCGCATCACGACCACCGGGATCACCGAACCTGGACGAATCTCCGCAACCTGATCCATTGTCTCCAGCGCTGAAACTGCGAGCTTGTTGTTAACCGAGATAATCAGATCGTTGGTCTGAATTCCCGCGCTCGCCGCCGGACCGTCTGGCGCGACTTCGTTGACGACGATCCCCTGGATCTGATCCATTCCGCTACCCTGTGCATGTAACGGGGCGATCTCACGTCCGCCAATGCCAATATAGCCACGAATAACGCGGCCGTCGCGAATCAGCTTATCCATAATTTTGGTGGCTAACTGGAACGGAATGGCAAAACCGATCCCTTCCGGCGTTTCGCCGTCATTGCTTTTATCGAACGACAGGGTATTGATACCCATCAGCTCTCCCAGCGAGTTAACCAGCGCACCGCCGGAGTTCCCGTGGTTGATAGAAGCGTCCGTTTGCAGGAAGTTTTGTCGTCCGCTCGGGTTCAGGCCAATACGACCAGTAGCGCTAATAATTCCCTGGGTGATGGTTTGCCCAAGGTTATAGGGGTTACCGATGGCCAGCACCACATCGCCGATGTGCGGAGATCGCTTGGTATTAATGGGGATCGTGGGCAGACCACCGGTCGCATTGACCTTCAACACGGCAAGATCCGTCAAGGTGTCAGACCCGACCAGCAGGGCTTCAAAGACTCGCCCGTCCTGCAATGCCACGATGATTTGATCGGCATCGTTGATCACGTGCTTGTTGGTAATGATATAGCCGCGCTGATCCATGATCACGCCGGACCCCAGCGTTCTGATTTCCAGCTGGTTATGCGCGGTACTGTTCATACTGCGGTTATACACGTTGACGACGGCAGGCGCAGCGCGGCGCACCGCTGAGTTATAGCTAATGGGCGTCTCGTCGGCACTGTCAAATTGTGGGGCTGAAAGGGGGTTGATATTGCGTAACGAAGGCATGGCGGCCAACAGAATGGCGCCGACAATCAAACCAATTGCAACCGA from Citrobacter sp. RHB25-C09 harbors:
- the degS gene encoding outer membrane-stress sensor serine endopeptidase DegS, translated to MFVKLLRSVAIGLIVGAILLAAMPSLRNINPLSAPQFDSADETPISYNSAVRRAAPAVVNVYNRSMNSTAHNQLEIRTLGSGVIMDQRGYIITNKHVINDADQIIVALQDGRVFEALLVGSDTLTDLAVLKVNATGGLPTIPINTKRSPHIGDVVLAIGNPYNLGQTITQGIISATGRIGLNPSGRQNFLQTDASINHGNSGGALVNSLGELMGINTLSFDKSNDGETPEGIGFAIPFQLATKIMDKLIRDGRVIRGYIGIGGREIAPLHAQGSGMDQIQGIVVNEVAPDGPAASAGIQTNDLIISVNNKLAVSALETMDQVAEIRPGSVIPVVVMRDDKQLTLQVTIQEYPATN